The Desulfovulcanus ferrireducens genomic sequence TGATCCTGGAGGTTGGCCCGATCAAAGATCACGTCCCGCACAAAAGTATGAAAATAAAAAAATTCGCTGTACCTTGCATTGTTATCTTGCGGTGAAAATCCTTTTCTTTCCCATCTATTCTTTAGCAGGCTGTTTTCTACCTTCTCTAGGAAGGAGGCAGAGTTGGCGTCGATTGTAAACGGGAACATAAAAATATGATGAGAGATAACATTCTTTTCGGCCATTAAATTTTTACCTCCTCCTGTAGCTCTTCATCCTGAGCGGTAACTCCTTAGAGCAGCTCGATCAGGCCTTCTGGTCTTTTCAATTTCCTCATTTGCGGCGCATATCTTTCATCGCCCTGATATGGCAGCGGTCATTCATTCGCTAGCATCCGCACCATTTAACCCACACTTTGCGGGATCTTGGACCGTCGAACTCGGCAAAAAAGATTTTTTGCCATGTGCCTAAACAGAGTTGCCCATCCTCTACTATGACCTGCGCGGACGGACCCATGAGACTGGTTTTGATATGGGCATCACTGTTGCCCTCCAAATGTTGGTAGTCGCCACTGTGAGGGATCAGTTTGCGCAAGCTGACGATTATGTCTCGTACCACGGAAGGATCAGCTCCTTCATTGATTGTTATTCCCGCGGTGGTATGTGGACTATAGATGGTCAAGACTCCGTTTGTGTAACCCTTGGATTTTACAAGTCCGGCAATTTCCGCGGTAATGTCTTTTAACTCTTCCCTGGTGTTGGTTTTTACATAAATGATGTCCATTTTTCTCTCTCTCCTTTTTTTGAGCTTTTAGTCTCTAAAGCCTTCTAGCCTCTTTACCTTTTAAAGCTTGTATTCTTTGTAGCACAGGTGGATGTGTATAGTTAAAAAATACATATAGAGGGTGGGGAGTAAGATTGGATAGATTGGATTTGGACAATTTTTTTAAGGCGAAGATTAAATCCTCCGGCGATGTATTTCGAGCCGCAAAGGCATCAGCCTGGAATTCGTGTTTTCTAGAGATAAAGTTTGCCAAAAGGCCTAGAACAAGGGAGATTGGGGGATAGATAAGAGCAAAGGAAAAAATAGCCGCGTAAGTTGAGTGCTGGGAAAAGCCAATGGCCTGGGTTAGCTGTTCATTGTGTATAAAGAGGTTCAAAATAAAAAAGGTCAAGCCAGTCTGGAGAAAAAACATGACCAAGTTTCTGTGGATGTGCTTGTTTTTGAAATGTCCTATTTCATGGGCTAAAATGGCTAGAATCTCTTCATGGCTGTGATTATTTAGTAAAGTATCAAACAGGGCAATGCGTTTATACTTTCCAAAGCCTGTAAAAAAGGCATTGGCCTTTGTTGAACGTTTAGAGCCATCCATGATATAGATGCCTTTCAAGTTAAACCCGCATTTTCGGGCCAGGGCTAATATCTTTTCCTTTAGTTCCACATCCTCAATAGGGGTGAACTTGTTGAAAAGTGGTAGAATAAAGGTTGGGGCCAGATACTGGATGATGAGCATTAAACAGATGGTGGTCAGCCAGCAAAAAAGCCAGGCCCAGGTGGTTAGCTTTTGAAAGAATACAAGAATGGGCCAGAGAAGAAGGCTGCCCAAAATGATGGTCAGGACATAAGCCTTGATTTTGTCCTGGATAAACAAGGACGGGGTCACTTTGTTAAAGCCGAATTTTTCTTCCAGGCCAAAAATTTTGTACAGGTCGAAAGGAAGGTTCAAGACATCGGCTATGATGAAAATTAGCCCGAAAAATAAAAGCCCTGTTAAAGGCTCGGACAGCTCAAAAGAGCGCACAAAGGCATCAAGTTTATTAAATGTGCCGGAGAGAATAACCAAGATGGTTAAGGCCAGGAAGAAAAATGATTCGATAAGTTCTAATTTTGTCGTGGCCTTGGTGTAGGCTTGGGAACGAGCATAGAGTTCCGGATCAAAAATATCTTTAAATTCGGAAGGGAGGGTTGGGTCAAGGCTTTTTAAGTTTAGATAGTTAAGATAGGCATTCAAAATGAAATGCCCAAGGAGTATAAAAATGATTAGAAGAAGATAAAACTCTACTGACATCTGCCCTCCAGATTATTTTTTTCCTAAGTTGAGCGATTTTTAATTTAATTTTACATTAAACACATTGGAGTAAAAGTAGATTTTGAGCCAGCGATTTTCACCCAATGGGTGAGATTGCCACGGACAGCTTCGTTGCCCTCGCAGGTGGCAGGATGTGCGCTATGTCATTGCGAGGAGCGAGCGTGAGCGAAGCGACGAAGCAATCTCAAACTATTTGACGTGAAAAAAATGCAAAATTCAGGTAACATTTAATAACAGTTGAAAGTTGAACAAAAAACATAAACCGATTTAAGGTAGTGCACAAGGGGTATAAAGTGCCAGAACACATTCACCTGTTTTTTGATCAAGCGCTTGCTTTTTTTTTAAAGGGGACCGGAACAAGGGTTAATTATCTTTTAGATCGCCGCGCATCCATCAAGGACATTATCGAGGCGTTAGGTGTTCCGCATACCGAAGTAGGTAAACTGTCCCTTGATCAGGAAGAGATAAATTTTGATTATCTCCCGGAAGGAGGAGAAAAGATCTATGTTTTAGCCCATACTCCTCCTGTTGATGTGACCCGCCCTACTAAATTAAGGCCTGTTCCCTTGTCCGAAGTCAAGTTTATTGTGGATGGCAATATAGGCAAACTGGCCATGCTTTTGCGCATGATGGGCATGGACACACTGTTTGAGCCGAGACTTAGAGATGAAGAGATTGCTCTTTTGGCCCATAAGGATGGACGTATAGTTCTCTCTAGAGATAGGGGGCTCTTAAAAAGAAAAAATATAGTCTATGGACATTTGGTGCAAGCGCTTGATCCGGATAGTCAGTTAAAAGAGGTCGTTCATCTTTTTGGACTAAAACCAAAGCGGCTGTTTTCCCGTTGTCTCAGGTGTAATGAGCTTTTGCAACCCATTGCCAAGGAGAAAATTCTGCATCTTTTGGAGCCAAGGACTAAAAAGTATTTTTACAAGTTTTACCGCTGTCCCGGGTGCTACAAAATCTACTGGCAGGGCTCACATTGGGACAAGATGAAAGATAGGCTGGAGAAGATTGGGATAGAGGTTGAGGATAATTCGTAAGTTTATCCTGTTTTTTGTGGTTGTTTCATGGTCAGAGATCTTACTAAGAGACTATGTTTATTTCCAATCATTTTGCAAGGGGTTGAATCCAACCTAACTGTTGTGGGTATAGTGTTCTATCGGATATTCAGCCGGAACTACCAGCGCGGAACCGTCTTCTGTAAGCGATGAAATAGCACCGTGACCACCGCAGATAAGACATCTTCTCCCGGAAGGCCGTAGCTCCTTGTCCACCTCTTTGGCGATTTCCAAAAGGGCCATCCTCTCCTTGCGTGCGGTATCGCTGTCTACATTTACTGAGGTCATTAGGATCGTGGCCAAAGTGGCGTATTTTTTGCGTTTTTCAGTGAAGCTATCAAAATTAATTAGACTGTCTCCAGTAAAAAGCAGACCGTGTTTTCGGCACAAATAAAAGACATGACCGAATGTATGACCTCCAAGGCTCTCCAGCACCTCAAACTCCAGAGGCCCTACTGAAAAACGTTGGATTACCGGAAAAATATTTTGAAGATCCAGTACTTGGGTTGGAAATATCTCTCGCCTTGTCGGCGGAGTAAAATTGGAAAAGAGGGTAATCAATTTAGTATATACTTCCTCCAGAATGGAAGATTCTATTTTGGAACCATAGGCCCTGTTGGTTCTGTCTATGACCTCTGAAGAGCCCTGGTGCATGTGGGATGGAGCGGAAAAAAAGCCACCTGCGCCGGAGTGGTCCGCGTCTGCGTGTGTTATATATATGTGTTTGAGCTTGCTCAGATCACCAAGTCCATATCTCTGGAGCATGGTGGTTACATCAGGGTGATAGATGCCAAAACCAGTGTCTATCATGGCCATCTCGTCCCCTGCGTTGATTATAAAGATATTTCCGCCGCAGGGGAGCTGGAAGCAGAAAAGTTGTACATCATCGAGGAGCTGAATCCTTTGGACATCCGCATAGAATCCTGCTCCAGTAGTATCCCGCAGGCTTCTTCCCGTGGCCAGGATGCTGTCGAAAACTTTATGAGGATCCTGTCTGAGGTTGGTGAGTTCTTGCACTATGTGGTTAATATCGTAGATGAGCTTGAGCAGAAATGTATCTTCAGCCTCACCGATAATTTCCCGCAGTTCCTGGGCGAACTTGAGGTAAAAGACCGTATTGTCAAGTTGTTTACCCCTGGGATCGTATTCCAGGATTTCGATACGATAATGGTTTTTAAGGTCATTTAGTAACCTGTCTATTACCTTGCTGTTCTCTATGGTTAGGGCCACAGTGACTCTGTCCGGATGCTTGCCCTTTTCGTCAAAGTCCAGAAAGGCGATATTGGCTTTACTTGAGGTGGTATGGTTCAGAAATTCAACAAGTGCACCCGGCCTGTTAGGCAGAAAGATATTAAACTTTAGAAACCCGATAGGCTCCAGTGATTCTTGCAGATAACCGATCCTGTGAAGCTCAGAACGAATGTTCTCGACCGCCTCCTGGCCGTGTACTGTGATTTCAAAAAAGGCAGTGTGGGGGTCAATGCGATCATCATAGTGGATGCGGCTGATGTTGCCCTCATATTTGTGAATGATGTCTGCGGCCCGGTGCAAGGCTCCGGGCCCATTGGGCATGCGGGCGATGAAGCGAAGTTTCATAATCCTACCTTTGTGAAATCCATGATGAGTTATTTTGTCCAAACCGTTTTAAGGAGTTGCTTTCCATTCTTCCGGGGATAGCTTTGCGTCGAGTTATCTTTATTGCATCCTCTCAAAAGCCGGCCTGGGAAATTAATGCCAATAATAGCCTCTTTATTCGTTTCAACTGCCCCGGTTTAATAGACAGATGTCCGATAAACTTTAAACTGTAACTATACAATTTCAATAATCAAGCTTTTTAACCCAAAGTTTAATGAAAGAAAACTGCCTTTTTATTCGGTTTAAATATGGGTGGCCAAAATAAACCTTTATATCAACTTAATTTCCATGGTGCGCATCCGATGGCTGCACTTTGGTTGAGGAAAGGGAGTTGGTGAGTGGTTGAGTAGGTGAATAGGGATTTAGCCGGGCGTATCCGACAAGTGCACTGGTGCCTCCTCGGTTAATTTTTGAATCTCTCGCCGGTCCCGTTGGTCGCTAGAGCCACCGAGACACAGAGGTTCTTGCTGCCTGCCAGAGCTGGGCATACAGCAGAAACCTTCCTGAGCTATGCTCAGGAAAAGGGGTTTTATGGCTAGGTTTACTAAGTAGATGTAAGCTTTTATTTGGCGTAAAAAATACAAGGATATTTTCATTGGCTCAATCAGCCCATAGGGTTGGCATCTTTTCCTTGCCAGGCCTCGCTGGCAGGGAAAAGAAAACTCCGTGCCTCAGCGTCTCTAGTGAGCGAAGCGAACGGGCGAGAGAGATTATTTTTTTACGAAAAGATATGCTGCCAGGCAAAAGAGAATGAGGGCAAAGACTTTTTTGAAATTCGCAGTGGAGATGTGCTCAACCAGCCGTGCCCCGATTTGGGCACCAATGATCCCTCCAATACCAAGAACAACGCCTAGTTTATAATCAACATTAGCCAGTTTATTGTGTGCAATCAGGGCTGAGATTGAGATGATAACGATACCAAGGAACGATGTCCCCACTGCCTTTTGTGCAGAATAGCCAAGGAAGAGTAACAGTGGAACCATCAGAAAACCGCCTCCTAATCCGGTAAACGAGGCTCCGATTCCTACCAGAATTCCACTGACAAGCATTACCAATATTTGGACATTCATCATTACGCACCCTTAAGTTTGGTTATGTTTGCACTGTATATTATCATTTCAGGAGAGGCCAAACCTCCCCGCTGCTTTTGGAAAGCAGTGATAATTCCTTTATAGTAGTCAATGGTAGATTCCGGCCCCAGCCCACCTATAATTCCAATTTTTTTCATACAATACCTCTAATAAATATATTTTAACCTATTTTTTTATCTACTTGCCAGCGCAGTTGATAAAAAAGTAAGGATATCCCCATAGCATTGCTCAGGGTGTTCAACCATAGGCCAGTGACTACCTTTCCCAAAACATTTATTCGGGATTGATTTTTTTCTTATGAAATCCTGTGTTGCTTCTGGTGTGCTCTCTGTTCCCCAATAGTAGAGTTTGGCGCAATCGAGAGAGGCAAATTCTTGGCCTGATTTGCGGGCTTCACTATGCGCCGCTGCGGACTTGCCCCATCCTAGCAAGGCGACAGGTTGAGCAAAGCAAATGCTTGCAAAATATCTTTGAAGAGCTGGTGTGTTTCCGGCTTTCTCATAAATGTGTGACAATAAATTTTTGTGAAACTTATCAGCGTCTTCGTAGTCCCTTGCCATACCAGAAAAATAAGCGTCTTCGCGGGTTAGATTCCCTTCGATATTAAAAAATCCTATTGCTTGACTTTTTAATTCCTGACAAATCCATGTGCCAATTATTGAACCTAAGGAGTGAGCAACGATAAATATTTTATTATTCTTTGAAATAGTTGCTAATACCCTCAATATGAGTTCTTTTGAATTTTCAAGAGAAACTGCGCTGGTTTGCAGAGGACTTGCACCAAATCCAGGAAAGTCTGGGATGTAAATATTGAAGTTGTTTCTGAGTGGTGATGAAAATGTCTCTATAAAGCTAAGCCCTGATTCCCCGAATCCATGAAAAAACCATACATCACCTTTTAAATTTTGAGTTGTAGAACTTCTAATAAAAATATTGTTTAGTGTTATTATAGTATGATTCAACATCATGATTCATAGTGCAGGAACATTAGAGTTCAGCAGCGATCGATTCTATGTCTTGATTCTGATTGGCTAGGCAAGCATTATATTTTTAATGATTCCTGCCTCTGTTGTTCCATACGTATCTTAGAGGGTATAATTTCGTCTTCACCGCATGTGATATTCCATGCCTTAACTACTCCCTTTTGAGTAGTATCGTCAAGATGTAG encodes the following:
- a CDS encoding sulfite exporter TauE/SafE family protein, with amino-acid sequence MMNVQILVMLVSGILVGIGASFTGLGGGFLMVPLLLFLGYSAQKAVGTSFLGIVIISISALIAHNKLANVDYKLGVVLGIGGIIGAQIGARLVEHISTANFKKVFALILFCLAAYLFVKK
- a CDS encoding alpha/beta fold hydrolase, producing the protein MMLNHTIITLNNIFIRSSTTQNLKGDVWFFHGFGESGLSFIETFSSPLRNNFNIYIPDFPGFGASPLQTSAVSLENSKELILRVLATISKNNKIFIVAHSLGSIIGTWICQELKSQAIGFFNIEGNLTREDAYFSGMARDYEDADKFHKNLLSHIYEKAGNTPALQRYFASICFAQPVALLGWGKSAAAHSEARKSGQEFASLDCAKLYYWGTESTPEATQDFIRKKSIPNKCFGKGSHWPMVEHPEQCYGDILTFLSTALASR
- a CDS encoding M48 family metallopeptidase, coding for MSVEFYLLLIIFILLGHFILNAYLNYLNLKSLDPTLPSEFKDIFDPELYARSQAYTKATTKLELIESFFFLALTILVILSGTFNKLDAFVRSFELSEPLTGLLFFGLIFIIADVLNLPFDLYKIFGLEEKFGFNKVTPSLFIQDKIKAYVLTIILGSLLLWPILVFFQKLTTWAWLFCWLTTICLMLIIQYLAPTFILPLFNKFTPIEDVELKEKILALARKCGFNLKGIYIMDGSKRSTKANAFFTGFGKYKRIALFDTLLNNHSHEEILAILAHEIGHFKNKHIHRNLVMFFLQTGLTFFILNLFIHNEQLTQAIGFSQHSTYAAIFSFALIYPPISLVLGLLANFISRKHEFQADAFAARNTSPEDLIFALKKLSKSNLSNLTPHPLYVFFNYTHPPVLQRIQALKGKEARRL
- a CDS encoding Mut7-C ubiquitin/RNAse domain-containing protein translates to MPEHIHLFFDQALAFFLKGTGTRVNYLLDRRASIKDIIEALGVPHTEVGKLSLDQEEINFDYLPEGGEKIYVLAHTPPVDVTRPTKLRPVPLSEVKFIVDGNIGKLAMLLRMMGMDTLFEPRLRDEEIALLAHKDGRIVLSRDRGLLKRKNIVYGHLVQALDPDSQLKEVVHLFGLKPKRLFSRCLRCNELLQPIAKEKILHLLEPRTKKYFYKFYRCPGCYKIYWQGSHWDKMKDRLEKIGIEVEDNS
- a CDS encoding MBL fold metallo-hydrolase encodes the protein MKLRFIARMPNGPGALHRAADIIHKYEGNISRIHYDDRIDPHTAFFEITVHGQEAVENIRSELHRIGYLQESLEPIGFLKFNIFLPNRPGALVEFLNHTTSSKANIAFLDFDEKGKHPDRVTVALTIENSKVIDRLLNDLKNHYRIEILEYDPRGKQLDNTVFYLKFAQELREIIGEAEDTFLLKLIYDINHIVQELTNLRQDPHKVFDSILATGRSLRDTTGAGFYADVQRIQLLDDVQLFCFQLPCGGNIFIINAGDEMAMIDTGFGIYHPDVTTMLQRYGLGDLSKLKHIYITHADADHSGAGGFFSAPSHMHQGSSEVIDRTNRAYGSKIESSILEEVYTKLITLFSNFTPPTRREIFPTQVLDLQNIFPVIQRFSVGPLEFEVLESLGGHTFGHVFYLCRKHGLLFTGDSLINFDSFTEKRKKYATLATILMTSVNVDSDTARKERMALLEIAKEVDKELRPSGRRCLICGGHGAISSLTEDGSALVVPAEYPIEHYTHNS
- a CDS encoding secondary thiamine-phosphate synthase enzyme YjbQ; this encodes MDIIYVKTNTREELKDITAEIAGLVKSKGYTNGVLTIYSPHTTAGITINEGADPSVVRDIIVSLRKLIPHSGDYQHLEGNSDAHIKTSLMGPSAQVIVEDGQLCLGTWQKIFFAEFDGPRSRKVWVKWCGC